AGGGCCAGGGCGGGGAGCCGGGGCATGACGTCGACGACGTCGGCAGCGGGCAGTCGGGCGCCAGCGGTTCGCGCGGCGGGGATGTCGACGACCAGCGTTGAGCACCGGGGTCTGTCCCCGCCGGGGACTGACCCCGAAGTTCGTCAGCGGTACCGCGACGTCGAACCAGCCCCGAAAGCTCAAGCAACTTCGGGGTCAGTCCGCTGTGGGACAGACCCCGACACCCCCACCATCCCGCGCAGGCGCCGGATCTCCTCGCTCAAGTCCACCACCAGCGCCGCCACCTCCTCGTTCGCATCGAAATCGCGCTCGACCTGCAGCAGCCGGCGTGCCCGCACCAGGTCGACACTGGTGAAGCGCCACGCTTGCGGCGCCGCGTCGCTGCCGCCCAGCAGGATGCCCGTGCGCACGCGCTGCACGATCCAGTCCGGCTCGACGGCGCAGGCACGCGCGATCTCTTCCAGCGTCAACGCGGCGTCTTCCAGCAGCACGCCGCGGAGCAGATGTTCCCTTTCCATGGCTTACTCTCCCAACCGGGCGCGCGGATCGAACTTCAGCTCGCGCGCCATCTGTTCGTACAGCGCCCGCGCGCCGGCCGTATCGGCGGGCGGCAGCGCCACCTCCAGCACCAGGTACAGGTCGCCCGCCGGTGCCGAGCCGGCGGGCGGAATGCCGCGCCCTTTCAGGCGCAGCTTGCGGCCCGTCTGCGAGCCGGGCGGCACCGTCACCGAGACGCGGCCGGACGGCGTGGGCACGTCGATCTGCGCACCCAGCATCGCTTCCCACGGCGCCACCGGCACCGTCTCGTGCACATCGCGCCCGTCGATGCGGTAGCGCGCATCCGGCGCGAACTCGATTTCCAGGTACAGGTCGCCCGCGCCACCGCCGCCCGTGCCCGGCTGGCCCTGCCCGGCCAGGCGCAATTGCTGGCCGGCCGTGACGCCCTTGGGGACCGTGACGTTGAGCGTGCGCTCGCGCGTGATGACCCGGCCCTGGCGGTCGTGCTCGGGCACGCGCAGCGTCACGGTCCGCGTGGCGCCGTGGTAGCTGTCCTGCAGCGTGATGCGGATGGTGGCGTGGCTGTCTTCGCCGCGCGCCTGGAACGGCTGGCGGCGGCGCCCGCCCACGTGGGCGAACAGGTCCTTGAAGAAATCGCTGTCGTTGCCGGAACTCGATTCGAAGCCGGCCCCCCAGCCGGGCGGCGGCCGGAAGCCCTGGCCCGCAGGGCCCGCAGGGCCCGCGCGCGGCGCCTTGCCCAGCTCGTCGTAGGCGGCCCGCTTTTCCGGGTCGCCCAGCACGCCGTAGGCTTCGTTCAGTTCCTTTGTCCTGGCGTCGGCATTGGCCTCGCGGCTCACGTCCGGATGGTACTTGCGCACCAGCTTGCGGTAGGCCTTCTTGATGTCGTCGTCGCTGGCCGTCTTTGGCACGCCCAGCGTCGCGTAGTAGTCCTTGTATTCCACGATATGCTCTCCAGGTCAGGCTCCTGAAGAG
This is a stretch of genomic DNA from Pseudoduganella chitinolytica. It encodes these proteins:
- a CDS encoding MerR family transcriptional regulator, whose protein sequence is MEREHLLRGVLLEDAALTLEEIARACAVEPDWIVQRVRTGILLGGSDAAPQAWRFTSVDLVRARRLLQVERDFDANEEVAALVVDLSEEIRRLRGMVGVSGSVPQRTDPEVA
- a CDS encoding DnaJ C-terminal domain-containing protein; the protein is MEYKDYYATLGVPKTASDDDIKKAYRKLVRKYHPDVSREANADARTKELNEAYGVLGDPEKRAAYDELGKAPRAGPAGPAGQGFRPPPGWGAGFESSSGNDSDFFKDLFAHVGGRRRQPFQARGEDSHATIRITLQDSYHGATRTVTLRVPEHDRQGRVITRERTLNVTVPKGVTAGQQLRLAGQGQPGTGGGGAGDLYLEIEFAPDARYRIDGRDVHETVPVAPWEAMLGAQIDVPTPSGRVSVTVPPGSQTGRKLRLKGRGIPPAGSAPAGDLYLVLEVALPPADTAGARALYEQMARELKFDPRARLGE